The following proteins are encoded in a genomic region of Diadema setosum chromosome 18, eeDiaSeto1, whole genome shotgun sequence:
- the LOC140241631 gene encoding protein FAM184A-like yields the protein MAAKMSSQNFFQQQSKYGAGPSNGPAPVDVSPELHLKMSKKIAQLTKVIYALNTKNDEHEAMVQSLKDAHEEELQQLMGETKQKMMLYQSKLGKETELQQRVNKLEAEASDFERQKREAGAEFSEFKRKSEVREGNLRAEHSQKLLSLSQDLLAVKRDFEDRLKQFDDVKARLEREKHDALEDLKSKHREELEALQQAQNAQKVGLSSELEEINMKHAAEISRLKEECEAVNEQKTQLVEDYEGKLEKLKAFHEREISALRENELQKQGMEWKEKEEALRRTFAQKEHSLNSKVQELTAELAVSEEDLAKYKDLLTKAEAALESREGDASNLGQQLLAAKKEASGAMTRLKEVEGELAASRQRCEDQASEMVKKSSLIGTLEATQLSNAATIKDLESDLSRLQDKVQWLEKERASLESSKQSLSQQQTNQLQSLEKALEDLSIEKQVQKERYERELEAARSQGSEDVAKLEKEHGSKAEEMLLAHRAELEKQQREAAEELAKLKQELEQQLESTRGQLTQERDSLQTQLTHQEAELGAKLKRAESEARRLQGILDENERGLGSANTRIGSLQQTNAQLLEDLERAQKEGREASSQASSFKTELEKLKHTHATKMAESREELKTKLDQLSKDLDSRWTETLRKECEKLRSELAEQHDEDKQSALKQLTSLKNQELDASKQGWQKKVTELLQEISSLKERLTSKSERSLEEMAALQRKADQEINRLKFEMATAAEGHSQVLSDLKDAQEKERERTLAEHRKALEDLENTLKAKYKSSTDSDLEAHQEALKKLRTELDQTRLQELDMQSTEHRKAIERLRLELTQRQSAELDQLTRAHRTQMTAAKMELDRAIELKERQERDHELRSQELKEDLHHRDRHIGTLDQEVKDLRGELDKLKGEIDFKAQEVQKIKSEAVTHLRKREQALLKAHQDNLDKASAEHLRETQAMLGEFNKAQDLLKDKISALQIMLEEAEERYQSRDSRPEDLQQISRLKDMIADKEQAIKKLIDDKRFFQMELINRETNFNKVFNANPNIGVLNPLAAGKKKRGSAGSTGSDDAQRYVSAPNLNSPGGMKGFGGLTGTSSTGSSPGANARLDPLPDSPIHDIQLNPKRPLQDAALHPPRPPRTKKFINT from the exons ATGGCGGCGAAGATGTCGTCGCAAAATTTCTTCCAGCAACAGAGCAAATACGGGGCTGGCCCATCCAATGGGCCGGCTCCCGTAGATGTTAGTCCAGAACTTCATTTAAAGATGTCCAAGAAAATTGCCCAGCTTACAAAG GTGATCTATGCACTGAACACAAAGAATGATGAGCATGAAGCTATGGTACAGAGCTTGAAGGACGCACACGAGGAAGAACTCCAGCAGCTCATGGGAGAGACCAAGCAAAAGATGATGCTGTATCAGAGCAAGCTGGGCAAGGAGACAGAACTCCAGCAGCGGGTGAACAAACTCGAGGCCGAAGCCTCCGACTTTGAGAGGCAGAAGCGGGAGGCCGGCGCGGAGTTCAGCGAGTTCAAGCGGAAGTCGGAGGTTAGGGAGGGCAACCTCAGGGCTGAGCATTCCCAGAAGTTGTTGTCCTTATCACAGGACCTCCTCGCTGTCAAGCGGGATTTTGAGGACAGGTTGAAGCAGTTTGACGATGTGAAAGCGAGATTGGAGCGTGAGAAACATGATGCGTTGGAGGACCTGAAATCAAAACACAGGGAAGAATTGGAAGCGTTGCAACAAGCCCAAAATGCCCAGAAAGTGGGACTGTCGAGTGAACTGGAGGAGATCAACATGAAACATGCTGCAGAGATATCGAGATTAAAAGAGGAATGCGAGGCTGTTAACGAGCAGAAGACTCAGTTAGTAGAAGACTATGAAGGCAAGCTGGAAAAGCTGAAGGCGTTTCACGAACGGGAGATCAGCGCTCTCAGGGAAAATGAACTCCAGAAGCAGGGGATGGAAtggaaggagaaggaggaggcgCTGAGGAGAACTTTTGCACAAAAGGAGCACAGTCTGAATTCAAAGGTCCAAGAACTCACTGCAGAACTTGCTGTTTCTGAGGAAGACCTTGCCAAATACAAGGACCTCCTTACTAAGGCGGAGGCAGCTCTGGAGAGCCGAGAGGGAGATGCAAGTAACCTGGGCCAACAG CTCCTTGCTGCCAAAAAGGAAGCTAGCGGTGCAATGACTCGCTTGAAAGAGGTCGAAGGCGAGCTAGCGGCGTCGCGACAGAGATGCGAGGATCAGGCGTCGGAAATGGTGAAGAAATCAA GTTTGATTGGCACACTGGAGGCAACACAACTCAGCAATGCAGCCACCATCAAGGACCTGGAGTCCGACCTGTCTCGGCTGCAGGACAAGGTGCAGTGGCTGGAGAAGGAGAGGGCCTCACTGGAGTCCAGCAAGCAGTCTCTCAGTCAGCAGCAGACCAACCAGCTGCAGTCTCTGGAGAAG GCTCTTGAAGACCTGTCCATCGAGAAGCAGGTTCAGAAGGAGCGCTACGAGAGGGAGCTGGAGGCTGCCAGGAGTCAGGGCTCGGAGGACGTCGCCAAGCTGGAGAAGGAGCACGGCAGCAAGGCGGAGGAGATGCTCCTAGCTCACAGAGCAGAGCTGGAGAAACAGCAGAGGGAGGCGGCAGAGGAGCTGGCAAAGCTGAAAcag GAGCTGGAGCAGCAGCTGGAGTCAACCCGGGGCCAGCTGACCCAGGAGCGGGACTCCCTGCAGACCCAGCTGACCCACCAGGAGGCCGAGCTCGGCGCCAAGCTGAAGCGCGCCGAGTCGGAGGCCCGGCGGCTGCAAGGCATCCTGGACGAGAACGAGCGCGGCCTGGGCTCGGCCAACACCCGCATTGGGTCCCTGCAACAGACCAACGCCCAGCTGCTTGAGGACCTGGAGAGGGCTCAGAAGGAAGGGAGGGAGGCCAGCAGCCAGGCCTCCTCCTTCAAG ACGGAGCTGGAGAAGCTGAAGCACACCCATGCCACCAAGATGGCAGAGTCCAGGGAGGAGCTGAAGACCAAGCTAGACCAACTGTCCAAAGATCTGGACTCCAGATGGACAGAGACTCTCAG AAAAGAGTGTGAGAAGCTGAGAAGCGAATTGGCCGAACAGCACGACGAAGACAAACAGAGCGCCCTCAAACAGCTGACTAGCCTCAAGAACCAGGAGTTGGATGCCAGCAAACAAGGCTGGCAGAAGAAGGTCACTGAACTCCTGCAGGAG ATCTCGAGCCTGAAGGAGCGGCTGACAAGTAAATCAGAGCGGTCACTGGAGGAGATGGCTGCCCTGCAGCGTAAGGCTGACCAGGAGATCAACCGGCTCAAGTTCGAGATGGCCACGGCGGCCGAGGGCCACTCCCAAGTCCTGTCGGACCTGAAAGACGCACAGGAAAAGGAGCGCGAGAGGACATTGGCCGAACATCGGAAGGCACTTGAG GACTTGGAGAATACGCTAAAGGCCAAGTACAAGTCCAGCACCGACTCTGATCTTGAAGCCCACCAAGAGGCCCTCAAGAAGCTGAGGACCGAATTGGACCAGACTCGGCTCCAGGAACTGGACATGCAGTCCACTGAACACAGGAAGGCTATCG AGAGGCTACGCCTAGAGCTGACCCAGCGCCAATCTGCAGAGCTTGACCAGCTGACCAGGGCCCACCGCACGCAGATGACCGCTGCTAAAATGGAGTTGGACAGAGCCATTGAACTCAAGGAGAGACAG GAGCGGGATCATGAGCTGCGTAGCCAGGAGTTGAAGGAGGACCTACACCACCGGGACCGTCACATCGGGACCCTGGACCAGGAAGTCAAGGATCTCAGGGGGGAGCTGGACAAGTTGAAGGGGGAGATTGACTTCAAGGCTCAAGAGGTGCAGAAGATTAAGTCCGAAGCAGTCACACATCTCAG GAAGCGAGAGCAGGCGTTGTTGAAGGCCCACCAAGACAACTTAGACAAGGCTTCAGCTGAGCACCTGAGGGAAACCCAAGCCATGCTGGGGGAATTCAACAAGGCCCAGGACCTACTCAAGGACAAGATTTCAGCGCTGCAAATCAT GTTGGAGGAGGCGGAGGAGCGCTACCAGTCGCGGGACTCGAGGCCAGAGGACCTCCAGCAGATCAGCAGACTCAAGGATATGATAGCAGACAAGGAGCAGGCCATCAAGAAGCTCATT gATGACAAACGGTTCTTCCAAATGGAACTCATTAACCGAGAAACCAACTTCAACAAAGTGTTCAATGCAAACCCAAACATTGGAGTGCTGAACCCCCTGGCAGCTGGAAAG AAGAAGCGAGGAAGTGCAGGCAGTACGGGTAGCGACGACGCCCAGCGCTATGTGAGCGCTCCCAACCTCAACTCCCCTGGCGGCATGAAGGGGTTCGGAGGACTGACGGGCACCTCGTCCACCGGCAGCAGCCCAGGGGCCAACGCCCGTCTGGACCCCCTGCCGGACTCGCCCATCCATGACATCCAGCTGAACCCCAAGAGACCCCTCCAGGATGCAGCCCTCCATCCGCCTCGGCCTCCCCGCACCAAAAAGTTCATAAATACCTGA